Below is a window of Neofelis nebulosa isolate mNeoNeb1 chromosome 8, mNeoNeb1.pri, whole genome shotgun sequence DNA.
CTGACTAACATCAATCTTGCGTACTGATTAATGATTAAAATAGTTACACCTGCTTAAAAATCAAGACAACCTTAAAATCGAACTAtgctttaatacattttaatttattttccaatttaatttAAACCTAGAATATTTACCTTTTCAtgcaaacttaattttaaaaatagtcacttGCCATTTTTACACgcaaaagacacaaaacaaaattcttcacCTCTAGCCCAGCGTGTGGGGCAGCGGTAAGCTCGGGGCCGACTGCACAACATCCCCTCTAGGCCCGGGACCTTTACTTGGGGTTGTTGTAAACAACAACCACGAAACAATTGCTCCCAAGATTTATTTCTAAGGGTTGAAACCACCTTAGGACTGACAGTTCTATTAACAAAATGTAAGATGCGAAGGGTTTTATTCTCCTCAGAACTTGAGAAGTGGCGAATCGACATTTTCCTTGTCAGCCTCGGGACTCAGCTGGATCAGAGGAGAAGTCAAGTCTATCAGCTGCAAGACAGAAGCGACGGGGCGAATGACGCGGCTGCGTGGCCCCTCCCGGCCCGCGAGCCCCCTCCGCCGTGGCTCAGACACACCGAAAGTGCAGCTGGCACGTCTAAGAAGCCCGAAGAACTGTGAGTTCTTGACACACATGTGCTCCCTCCTCACAAATCGGGCCCTGGGGGACCCTGGAGCGACAGTGATGGGacccctgccctcagagagctccTGGGCCCCCAGGCAGGATCCCACAGCAGGACTTGGTGAATTCTAAGCTCATGCCACCGCTGGAGGGTACCCCGACACGTGTCACTTTAGAGACCTCAGGGGCTGCTCTCGAGGGTCACCGCGATGTGCCCTGGCAGGAGGAACAAACCCAGAACTGCGACCACCCGAGGCCGAAGCCCACATGCAACCACCTGCTACTTCTCACCTGTGCCACCTCGTGGAGAGGCTTGGACGTGGTGGTTCTGTTCGTGTCCGGAGTGTTGACCAGCAGGTCAATCAGAGGTCTGCCTTCAGAGCCCGGAGCCACGCTTGCTTCTGGAGTGCCGCACAGGTCCACGAGAGGGGCGCTGACGAGGGCTGGGCCCTCAGCTTTCGGAGCGATGGCAAGTTGCTCCAGCCTAAGATCCACGAGAATCGCCTAGACGAGAACACGAGATCTAAGGGCCGTTCTGGCGCCTTTTTGTCGGCCATGTTGAGAAAACAGGAAGCCCCAGGGAGGACAGCCTTTAGCGGGGAGAGCTGGCTGTGGTGTGTGCGTACTGATGGGTGCAGTTCTCTCTTCCTTGGCCGCCCCCGCACGGCCCCCCAACTCCCTCTGCcgccctccctctgcttcctgctgcCCGTCCTCCGGGCAGAcacaggaggagggcagaggctggaggTCCTGACTCCCACTCTCTGGCCCTGGGGGCCTCGGCAGAGTGACCACACggcttgggggcagggggcagggggcaggctcccggctcccggaGAACACGGCACCTCACGAGGGCGCGTGTCTTCGGGTGGCTGGGCCGCAGCTCGCACTCCTTCTGCAGCGATGCTTTTTGGAACAGCCAAGTCGCCCTCTTCAGGAGAAAAGTTAAGTGCCTGTGGCACAGCCGACGGCGGGGAACAGGACCCACCAGACGACGAGTCCTCGCGCCCGGAGGCAGCCTCGCCCCTGCTCGCCCCGGTTGGCGCGGCTCTGCGGGGAGAGAAAGGGCAGACCCTGTGAGGGACTGTAAGTGCTGGCTTGTCGGGCTAAGGATTCTGTTCTGGGAGGAGACGTGTCACACGGGGCAGGGCGTGCTGGCCTTGGTTCCGGCTCCATCCGCGACAGCTCTAACCATGAGCGAGTCCCTTTCTGACCTTCAGCTTCCtcgtgaagaaaaataaaaggcccGAATGGTCTCGGAGGTCCTTTGGCTCTAAAAGCTTACCAGCCTGCCACCCACACGGGCCTGCCTTACGCCCTTCCCTTCAGTCCGCGAAGTGGACAGAGACACGCTTGCTCCACGTTCAGGTCGAGAGGAGAGAAATGCTCCGAtgaaaatgaagcaggaaaacaGAATAGAGTGACCGGGTAGGGAGGCGGGACTTTCCAGAAAGGTGCCCGAGGTTGGCCCCTGAATGTGGACTTGAACCGTGGAGGGGCAGAGCATCCCAGACGGAAAGGACGGCCAGGACAGGACCGTCCGCCACGCGGtgagggagggggcggcggggctGGAGCAAAGTGacgggggcaggggaggcgggAGAAGCAGGTGGAACGGACGTGGTAGCAAACGCGGAGTCCGTTTCTCAGGAAGCCTGAGTGTGGTCACCCCCGGCCAAGACTACGGGACTGTCCTGGGGGCCCGGTTGCAAAGAGCACACCAGACCCCGGGCCCCGGGTGTGGGCGCACCTTCCTGAGTCTTCTGCCCAAAGGGCTCCCCCCAGTGAGAGGCCACGGCCCACGGCGACGGGGTGGTTGGCAGGTGCCGTCCCTGCTTGCCCAGCCCCTCGGCCCAGTGGGGACAGTACACTGGGTGGGAACGAGGTTGGCGCAGCGAGCAGGTGCCCTCCCGCACTTCAGGGAGCCGCCGACGGGCTTCTGCAGCCGTCGCCTTTGCCTCTTACCTCGCCGCACATTTTTTCCGGAGTTCAGAGGAAAGCCGCGGAGCggacacacacaggggagaagccaGAGCTCTGGGCACAGTTTTAGGGGTCACCCGTGGAAGGCTGGAGAGCCGACAGCTGGCGGGCGTGGGCAAGGCTGACCCACGCCTCGTACTCACAGGGGTCGTCATACCGCTTAAATGTCCTGGTGAGGCCGGCCCGGATGAGTGTCCAGCAGGAGTGCTGTGGACAACTACCCTGGAAAGACAAATGAGAGTCTTCAGCAGGCACGAACAAAAAGAAGATTCTATTCATCCAATATGCTAATGCAGTAAAAAGTCCTGTGACTTCAACAGACGAGACTCAGGCCGGCGAAGAAGCCCGCTGGAGGTCTGCTCTGGGGAGGCAGGGCCGCCGCCAGCACCCTGGGAAACCCTGCTGTCTCCGGGCGGAGCATGTGAACGCACCTCGTGGGAGGTCCGCAAAACATCTAGACATCACCTCTGACAGCGTAGGTGTTTCCACGAGGAAATCCAGAGCCACAGCGGGGACTGCCCGGGCTCACACGCACACAGGGAGCCGTCACTGCGTGTTCGTTCGTTCCAGCGCTCGGGTCACCTGAACCCCACGTGAGCGCACGGGACTGAATGCGGGCACCCGCGGCTCATTTCTCACACGTCCCGCTTTCCAATCTGGCGATACGTGTGGCTGTAACTGCCGGTGAATCCTCCTGCTGATTTGTTCTGCGGTTACTGATAAAGACGGTCTGTGTGGAGTCAACCACTATTTTAAATAGGTCGAGGgtcgcctggggggctcagtcggtcgagcgtccgacttcggctcaggtcacggtctcacggttcgcgggttcgagccccgggtcgggctctgtgctgacagctcagagcccggagcctgcttcggattctgtgtctccctctctctctgcccctcccctgcttgcactctgtctctctctctccctctctcaaaaataaacattaaaaaaataataaaatcaaaggaAGTTGACGACTCCTCACCTTCCCACTGATGTGCAGGAATACGGCCTCTGTGCCCGACAGGACTTTGGCACGGCACTGTCTGCAGGCTCACCTGAGCAAGAGAGGAAGTGTGTCCCGTCAGTCAAACGTGGATCAAGTGACAAACCCACCGCAGGGCCCTGTCCCTACTGTCCCCGCGTCTGCTCTACCAGGACAGCTGGTGTCGCGACCACAAGGGTGCTCGCGGCCACGGAGGGAGCCCGCTGCCACGGTCACAGGGCCGCGTGTTCTAACGGCGTGGGGCTCCCCGTGGCCTCTCCGGCACTGAATTTATGAGAACAGTTTGGCCCAGGGTGAATGATGAACGGTGTTCATGGACAGCCCTGTCCCTGACAccgtgaagaaaagagaaaccgaCTTCAGAGGCGCGCGAGGCGTCATTAGGGGCACGGGCAGCAGAGGGTAGCAGCCGACGGGCACCGGGACCGGTCCAAGTCGGCGAGGCCGGCAGACGACCGTGTGGTTGGAGGAAAGGCAGCCAGAGGCACGCCGTGGCCTCGGGCACCCGGGAGGAAAGGCAGCCGACGCCGCCAAGCACACTCGGTGCGCCCCGTGCCGTGGACGCTCCGAAGAACCGCTTTCAGCCAACACGCTGAGCTCCCTGCCACGGAAACCTCAATCTTATCTCCAGGGGTGACCGCTcccgcggggcccgaacccacaccTTCAACCACCTGCTCGGCACGGCCCTCAGCACGGCCCCGAACTGTGGCACCTCGCGCTCAACAGGTGCAAACCGGGCCAGTGGGCTCCACCCCGGGGCTGCCgttcctccagccctcccctggGGCTCTGGGCGTGGGAGGCAGCACCCGGGCACCCCGCGGAGGCCTCCGGGTCACTCCCGAGTCCCCTCCCACGCCGCCGcgagctcccctcccccatggtctcctgtCCACCTCACAGCCAGGCTGCCACGGAGCCCTCCCAGCTTCCATTCTTGCCCACGAAGGCCTGTTCATCACTCAGGGGAGGGATCTGCTGGAGGCCCGGACTCCCCGCCTAAAACCCTCTTCCTTAGCACCTGCACTGGCCCCCAGCTGCCTCAGTCCCCACCTCTCATGACCCTTCCCCTCGTTCCCTAACTTGGCTGAGGTTGCTAGTGTTTGATCAGTATCCGCCCTCTTCTTCTCAGGAAGGAACCTGAGCGGGGCGAGAAGACAGCACGTCTTCGCACCCCTGGCAGGGAAGCACGGTCACATGACTGAGGCCTGAgcgaggggacagagaggggcacACACAACTTCCGTAAGCGATCTCGCAAGGTAGGGGTGTGGTCCCCTTCGCCCGTCCCACCCTCGCAGCTGACGGGGCGGAAGGTGGGGCTGCAGCAGCCGCATTAGAGGATGAGGAAGAGACACCGGACACGGCAAAAGACAGAGGCGGCCTGGGTCCTCAAAAGGCTTCGGGGCATTAAAGGCCACCTGTACCGGCCGGCAGTGCTGGAGACTTCAAGACACAAGCACCTCTACTTGAGCGAACCTACAGGGACCCTCTCCCTTAAGGCAGCTCTGCGTGACCTCCCATGTTACACAGATTTCTTAGATTCATCTGCCTCGACAGAGCACCTGCCACCTGCCAGATACCACGCCGGTGCCACTCACAGCCAGACAGGGAGGCAGCCCGGGTCCTTGGCCACGGAGGAAACACACGCGTGCAGAGGGAGACTCCGAAAGGCCAAGGTGAGGACAGCCACTGGGAACAACGGCCACCGTTCGCACAGGGCTGGAAACTGCCCATGTCCCACCCACCACAGCAGGGACCTCGGGAACACGCAGCACGTCCGGCAGGGACCGGGCAAGCACAAGTCAGCAGCAAGGCCACCTGTTCCCGGGGGTATAGGCCACTCGAGACCTGCCCCATCGAAGCTTTAAAACAACCCTCAAAAGGCTCAAGCCGACCTGCGACTGAAATGCCTGCCAAAGCAAGGTTCTACTCCTTAAAGCAAGGCAACAAAATGCAGATCTTCCAAGATTTTAAACCTATACTGTAAACAACGATTACACATGAAGAGGCAGGAAAATGTGGTCATAATCAGGAAAAAAGTCAGTCACTAGAAACAGACCCCCAAATGACCGGGAAGGTGGCATTAGAAGAAACAGCGTAAATCAACTGTCATAAAAATGttcaagaatttaaataaacaccaTAAGGACAAAGATGGGGAAACTACAatgtcaaaagagaaaaatgaactgaATGGGCATAGCCACGGATTAGACGCGccgcagagaaagacagggaagcGTGAAGACAGGACGTTACAGATGTCAAAACTGAAACACAAGAAAAGGGAGAAACCCCGGGCCTCCATGACCTACAAGCCACATTGAGAGGTCTAGACACGTGTAATTAGGGTCCCTGTAACTAGGGGCAGCAAgcaaacagaatctgaagaaatAAGAGCCaagttttttttccagaatgaatgAGAAATATCAACCCACAGATCAAAGCAGTTCAGGAACCCCCAAGAAGGATAAACTCCAAAAAAGCCACTTCAAAATTCATAATAATCAAAATGCTGAACTTAACAATAGACAGGAGCTCCTAAGAGCAGCCTGGGAGCAGTGATGTGACAGAGGGAAGAATGCGGGATGGGGACTCCACTGAGTGCTCGTCCAAAATGATGCAAGCTGGAAGATGCTAGGACAACATATTCAAGGTGCTTTaataggggcggctgggtggctcagtcggttaagcgtctgacttcggtgcaggtcatgatctcacagttcgtgggttcgagccccgcacggggctctgtgctgaccgctcaaggccaggaacctgcttcggaccccgtgtctccctctctctctgcccctcccctgcttgtgcgcattctctctctcaaaaaaatggataaacgttaaaaaaaaaaaacaaaaaaaaaaaactaagaaaaacatacagaaaatgctCCATTCCTCACCAGTAGAAAACTTGGGGACCTTAAAGTGACTTGTTGGGGTGGGCATCGCCTTTGTCCTGCAGGGTAGCCGGGAATCACGCCCTCTCGCACTCCCGGCCGTATTCAACGGAGATGGCGGCGACCAGCTGGAATGAGAGCTCAGCCCCGGGCCTCCCTGTTCCAGAGTCGGGGCTTGGGCGACAGCCGCGGGGGTGAGCGCCTTGGCTGGCTCCCTTGTCACCTCCGCAGCCGAGGTCCATTTACTCCTTCTGCAGGACGCACCCCCAGGGCCTCCCTGCAGGGACTGCCGGGACACAGCAGGTCCCACTCTGCCCGACTGGCTGGTGCGTGACACAGGCGGGGAACTGTTCGCAGGAAAACTTGCAGGTTCACTTGATTTAGCTGGAAGAGGAGACACGACGTCTGGTTATGGCTGAGGCTTGGGTCACTTTTAAATTATGAAGTTACTTGACAAACACATACAAGGTACGCTGTCTTCACCATATCTacctgaaaatgttttcaagtgaAGGAAATGTATTTCTATCGTCACGATCTCCATGTAAGAGAAACACAGGACCTGTGAGCAATATTCCGTACACCCGTCAGGTAACATCCTCAAACAGGACAAGCTGGGTCGCTCATGGCTCAGCCGAGTGCGTCGTAAGGTACTAACTCTAGACGCAATTACCAGGATGCACGTAAGCGTACGTAAATTCGAACTCTCCCCCTCCACCGACTGTGTCAACAGCAGACATCTACGCTGGCTGAGCAGACACGAGCCGGCGGTCCAGCCGCGCCtctgggcagggaggaagggagggaagggcgAGAGGAGGCGCATTCATCACTGGTGGGCTCCTTCGAGCCCCAAGGAGGCTGGGTCATGGCCATCACGAGCGCCATTTAAATCAGAAAGACGGCGAACGAGGTCCTCAGGTGCCAATATGCCCCGTGCAGAAGGCAGGCTGGCGAGATCCCAAAGAAGGCCTCGAAGAGGCTGACGCCATAGCTCTCTTGTTCAGTGCGTAGCGGCTTTACggcgctccccgcccccccccctccccccccgtcCTGTCTGAGCCAGCCTCCCCAGTGTGTACCACGCAGAAAGACCCACACTCAGGCCCGTTCCATGTCCGTCTCAACCTTTAGCGGGTAGGAACGCAGGGCCCCCGAGTGAAAACAGTGCTGACGCCCCGCACCGCCGCGGCCACTCAGGCCTCACAACCTCCGACGTGACAGAACTTCCTTTCCCCCAACGCGGGCCACGCGCTCCTTCTGATGCCCGGAAGAGCGCGTCCGGGGAGGCTCTGTCCTGCGGTGTGTCCGGTTCCGGGAACAACTGGAGTTCCCTTGGCCGCCACCCGGCAGCGGGGACTCCAAATCACGTCGGCCTAACTCCAGAGCTCACGCTTTGCGGTTTGACAAAACGCGCACAGGTCTGCACGGCAAATACGCGTGGAAGAGGGCGGAGTCCTGAAGGGAATCCAAGGCTTCCCCCCTTTACCACCAGATGGCGCCCTTGGCTTGCGAAGGTTACTAACCACCGTGCAGAGGCGGGTTTGGGTCGGGGTTTAAAGAAGCACAGGCAAGTTACAAGGGCCACGTGCCCTACCTTATGTGGAACagtcctatttttaaaacctgtgtGTGATTACATGTCAGTGGGCTGGTCTCAGCGTCCTCGTGTGTCGCGGGCACGTGGAGCGTCCACCAGCTTTGGGACGGCCGGAACCACCCTGACCTAAAACCCCTGGCCTGAGGGTGCCCCTTCTCAGAGGGGAaaccctggagggcagggggcccGACACAAATGTCTCCTGCCCCAGACTGCAGCAAACCCTCCAGAACCTTCTGCTGAGTCTACGTGGTTCTGTGAAAACAGTCTCAGTGGGTCGGATAGCATTCAAGGCCTTGCCTCTCGAGACACGGGCAGGTCTGGGCAGGAGACACTGGCTGGCTTACCTCTGCAGGTGGCCGGAGAAGCACATACACTGGAAATCCCACCAGAAACAGACCCTGAGGAAGACGACTTCCTTGAAAGACCGCCAGCACACCCACGTGGTTTTAACAGGGTCCTCTTCGGCCCCAActgaaacaaaacattaaaaaacagagtcATCGAAGATTTTATCTGCCCATTACTTTTTTATGCAAAAATtgggtttaaaaataatatttttttaaatgtttatttttgagagagagagagaaagtgagcaggggaggagcagagtgagagggggacagaagatctgaagcgggctcctcgctgacagcaggGCTccgactcacaaaccatgagatcatgacctgagccacccaggcgcccccctaaaataatttttaataattgagtAATCATCATCTTAAGTGTAAAGAAAAGGCCAAGCAGTACTTCTCAAGCGCGGTCTTCAAAGCCCTGCATGAGTGAGAAACGTGGGGGACTCGTGAAATACAGATGTTGGGGCTCTGACCCTGCCCCCTGAGTCTGTAGCTG
It encodes the following:
- the GTSE1 gene encoding G2 and S phase-expressed protein 1 isoform X2 — translated: MEAPKKDDILLLADEKFDFDLSLSSSSADEDDEVFVGPVGHKERCVAASLGLNHHVPEEPLLPGSEGHFTWSPLTGEKFVEVYTEAHLLALQIESKSKNKAAQAARPEDLWSQSVERFIQESKLKINLFEKEMEMRKSPRSLKRETYYLWDSPLRAPLSQTPLGAAPAQAGQAQTQGPLHSPRSSLPVEPGAAPPPNQAGPQKKVISQLVRPRASSVRGKNIHVAAEQPMKRIPASPSGVRNLNEKESRGAVPPDKSSAAREGASLPVGGSHLVQGKRSLPVLSKLGPKRTLLKPRGCAGGLSRKSSSSGSVSGGISSVCASPATCRGEPADSAVPKSCRAQRPYSCTSVGRVVVHSTPAGHSSGPASPGHLSGMTTPVSTRRGSALPTPASCRLSSLPRVTPKTVPRALASPLCVSAPRLSSELRKKCAARAAPTGASRGEAASGREDSSSGGSCSPPSAVPQALNFSPEEGDLAVPKSIAAEGVRAAAQPPEDTRPREAILVDLRLEQLAIAPKAEGPALVSAPLVDLCGTPEASVAPGSEGRPLIDLLVNTPDTNRTTTSKPLHEVAQLIDLTSPLIQLSPEADKENVDSPLLKF
- the GTSE1 gene encoding G2 and S phase-expressed protein 1 isoform X1, producing the protein MEAPKKDDILLLADEKFDFDLSLSSSSADEDDEVFVGPVGHKERCVAASLGLNHHVPEEPLLPGSEGHFTWSPLTGEKFVEVYTEAHLLALQIESKSKNKAAQAARPEDLWSQSVERFIQESKLKINLFEKEMEMRKSPRSLKRETYYLWDSPLRAPLSQTPLGAAPAQAGQAQTQGPLHSPRSSLPVEPGAAPPPNQAGPQKKVISQLVRPRASSVRGKNIHVAAEQPMKRIPASPSGVRNLNEKESRGAVPPDKSSAAREGASLPVGGSHLVQGKRSLPVLSKLGPKRTLLKPRGCAGGLSRKSSSSGSVSGGISSVCASPATCRAKSSEPASFPANSSPPVSRTSQSGRVGPAVSRQSLQGGPGGASCRRSKWTSAAEVTREPAKALTPAAVAQAPTLEQGGPGLSSHSSWSPPSPLNTAGSARGRDSRLPCRTKAMPTPTSHFKVPKFSTGEPADSAVPKSCRAQRPYSCTSVGRVVVHSTPAGHSSGPASPGHLSGMTTPVSTRRGSALPTPASCRLSSLPRVTPKTVPRALASPLCVSAPRLSSELRKKCAARAAPTGASRGEAASGREDSSSGGSCSPPSAVPQALNFSPEEGDLAVPKSIAAEGVRAAAQPPEDTRPREAILVDLRLEQLAIAPKAEGPALVSAPLVDLCGTPEASVAPGSEGRPLIDLLVNTPDTNRTTTSKPLHEVAQLIDLTSPLIQLSPEADKENVDSPLLKF